One window from the genome of Saprospiraceae bacterium encodes:
- a CDS encoding sigma-70 family RNA polymerase sigma factor yields MNIAIPINPSEQELILACIERQSWAQQRIYEENYRLMMTVCMRYSNSSDDAFDILHEGFLKVFTNIRSYEPGTLLQAWIRRIMVNTAIDFYRKESRRTTTDLDEARTLAYSHTHPVDSMAAEEVMKAVQKLPPMYRSVFNMFVIEGYSHREIAETLNITESTSRSNLVKARTKLKELLHGKI; encoded by the coding sequence ATGAATATAGCAATACCCATAAATCCATCTGAACAGGAGCTCATCTTGGCTTGCATTGAACGGCAATCCTGGGCTCAACAGCGGATTTATGAGGAAAACTACCGTTTGATGATGACTGTGTGTATGCGGTATTCAAATAGCTCAGATGATGCATTTGATATTTTACACGAAGGATTTTTGAAAGTTTTTACAAACATTCGCTCTTACGAACCAGGAACTTTATTGCAAGCCTGGATCCGAAGAATTATGGTAAATACTGCGATTGATTTTTATAGAAAAGAAAGTCGTCGTACAACGACCGATTTGGATGAAGCGCGCACCTTGGCTTATTCACATACCCATCCGGTGGACTCCATGGCAGCAGAAGAAGTGATGAAGGCTGTTCAAAAACTTCCTCCAATGTACCGGTCGGTATTCAATATGTTTGTCATCGAAGGATATTCACATAGAGAAATTGCAGAAACACTAAATATAACAGAAAGCACGTCCAGATCTAATCTGGTGAAAGCACGCACTAAATTAAAGGAATTATTACATGGCAAAATCTGA
- a CDS encoding ferrous iron transport protein A, with amino-acid sequence MHDPKGKFLILGFKDPFLAARLIALGIYPGKELEIKRKALLGGAFYVEVDCCHFALREDELLGLELKQIPDVRAIV; translated from the coding sequence ATGCACGATCCCAAAGGTAAATTCCTCATTCTTGGATTTAAAGATCCCTTTTTAGCAGCCCGCTTGATTGCCCTGGGAATCTATCCCGGAAAGGAATTGGAAATAAAACGAAAAGCGCTCTTAGGAGGTGCCTTTTATGTAGAGGTCGATTGTTGTCATTTTGCTTTGCGTGAGGATGAATTGCTTGGATTGGAATTAAAACAAATACCAGATGTCAGGGCAATTGTATAA